One genomic region from Oncorhynchus clarkii lewisi isolate Uvic-CL-2024 chromosome 21, UVic_Ocla_1.0, whole genome shotgun sequence encodes:
- the LOC139379355 gene encoding probable G protein-coupled receptor 85: MIPPPSMANYSHAGDHNILQNVSPLATFLKLTSLGFIIGVGVVGNLLISILLVKDKSLHRAPYYFLLDLCASDILRSAICFPFVFTSVKNGSTWTYGTLTCKVIAFLGVLSCFHTAFMLFCVSVTRYLAIAHHRFYTKRLTFWTCLAVICMVWTLSVAMAFPPVLDVGTYSFIREEDQCTFQHRSFRANDSLGFMLLLALILLATQLVYLKLIFFVHDRRKMKPVQFVPAVSQNWTFHGPGASGQAAANWLAGFGRGPTPPTLLGIRQNSNAVGRRRLLVLDEFKTEKRISRMFFIMTFFFLTLWGPYLVACYWRVFARGPAVPGGYLTAAVWMSFAQAGVNPFICIFSNRELRRCFSTTLLYCRKSRLPREPYCVI; this comes from the coding sequence ATGATCCCTCCTCCATCTATGGCGAACTATAGCCATGCAGGGGACCACAACATCTTGCAGAATGTCTCTCCTCTCGCCACATTTCTCAAACTGACATCCCTGGGTTTTATCATTGGAGTCGGCGTCGTTGGCAACCTCCTGATCTCCATCCTACTGGTCAAAGACAAGAGCCTGCACCGCGCACCGTACTACTTCCTCCTGGACCTGTGCGCCTCGGACATTCTGCGCTCCGCCATCTGCTTCCCCTTTGTTTTCACCTCCGTCAAGAATGGTTCCACCTGGACGTACGGCACGCTTACCTGCAAAGTGATAGCCTTCCTGGGGGTGCTGTCCTGCTTTCACACAGCGTTCATGCTCTTCTGTGTGAGTGTGACACGCTACCTGGCCATAGCCCACCACCGCTTCTACACCAAGAGGCTCACCTTCTGGACGTGTCTGGCAGTCATCTGCATGGTGTGGACGTTGTCGGTGGCCATGGCCTTTCCCCCGGTGCTGGACGTGGGGACGTACTCCTTCATAAGGGAGGAGGACCAGTGTACGTTCCAGCACCGCTCGTTCAGAGCCAACGACTCCCTGGGCTTCATGCTGCTCCTCGCCCTGATCCTTCTGGCCACCCAGCTTGTCTACCTCAAGCTAATCTTCTTCGTTCATGACCGCCGGAAGATGAAACCAGTCCAGTTTGTGCCTGCCGTCAGCCAAAACTGGACCTTCCATGGCCCCGGGGCCAGCGGCCAAGCAGCGGCTAACTGGCTGGCGGGGTTCGGCAGGGGCCCCACCCCGCCCACCCTGCTGGGGATCAGGCAGAACAGCAATGCAGTGGGCCGGCGACGCCTGCTGGTGCTGGACGAGTTTAAGACTGAAAAGAGGATAAGTAGGATGTTCTTCATCATGACCTTCTTCTTTCTCACGCTCTGGGGCCCCTACCTAGTGGCCTGCTATTGGAGGGTGTTTGCCAGGGGCCCCGCGGTACCAGGGGGGTACTTGACCGCGGCGGTGTGGATGAGCTTCGCCCAGGCGGGAGTCAACCCCTTTATCTGCATCTTCTCCAACAGGGAGCTCCGGCGCTGCTTCAGCACCACTCTCCTTTACTGCAGAAAGTCCAGGTTACCTAGGGAACCCTACTGCGTTATATGA